Below is a genomic region from Streptomyces ferrugineus.
CCGGACATCGCGGCCATCGCCGACCCGAACACCGGGTTCCTGGTGGGCCAGACCCAGACCATGCCGGACGGCAGGACGCGGGCGTACGACGAGTACCGCCTCGGCGGCACCTCGCTGGCGGCGCCGGTCGTCGCAGGTGTCCAGGCGCTGGCCCAGGAGGCCCACGGCGGCAGGCCGCTCGGCTTCGCCAACCCGGCGATCTACGCCAGGTACGGCTCGACGGCGTACCACGACGTCACGGACGACCCGACGGCGTCCGGGCTCGCGGTGGCGCGCGTCGACTTCGTCAACGGGTACGACGCGACGGGCGGCCTGGAGACGTCCGTACGCAGCCTCGGCAGGGACAGCTCGCTGAGCGCCGTGCGGGGGTACGACGACGTGACCGGGGTCGGGACGCCCGCGGGCGGTTACGTGGAGTCGTATCGACGCCGCTGATCGCGCGGGCTCGTGGCATGCGGCACCGCACCCCGACTTGGTAGGCAAGTGGCCACTTGCCTATGCTGTCCGTGTGGCCGAAGACCTCTTCAAAGCCTTGGCCGACCCCACCCGCCGTACGATCCTCGACGAGCTCACCGAGCAGTCCGGACAGACACTGTTCGAGATCTGCTCGCGACTGAGCATGAAACATCAGCTCGCGATCTCCCGTCAGGGAGTCTCCCAGCACCTCGCCGTGCTGGAGGCCGCCGGGCTCGTCGAGACCAGGCGGGAGGGCCGCTACAAGTTCCACGACCTCAACACGGCCCCGCTCCGGCAGATCACCGAGCGCTGGCCCCTGCGCGACCTGACCGGGCCGAAGGAGAGCACCCCATGAAAATCCGTCTGACCAGCGTCTTCGTCGACGACCAGAGCAAGGCCCTGCGCTTCTACACCGAGATCCTCGGCTTCGTGACGAAGCACGACGTCCCGGTGGGGGAGAAGGACCGGTGGCTGACCGTCGTCTCGCCCGACGAGCCCGAGGGCACCGAGCTGCTGCTGGAGCCCGCGGGCCACCCGGCGGTCAAGACCTACCGCGACGCCCTCGTCATGGACGGCGTCCCACTCGCCCAGTTCGCCGTCGCCGACGTACGGGCGGAGTACGACCGTCTGCGCGGCCTCGGCGTCCACTTCACCCAGGAGCCCCTGGAGATGGGCCCTGTCACCACCGCCGTCTTCGACGACACCTGCGGCAATCTGATCCAGATCGCGACACAGCCGGAGTAACGGGCCGGGGCGGGCCGCGTCGGCTGGCGGCCGATGGCTGATGGCTGATTGCCGACCGGGCACGGTCGTCGCCGCGTAGGGTGCGGCGCCATGCCTACCTCCCCCGACCGGTCTCTCTGGGCTGACCGGCAGTTCCTTCTTCTCGCTTCGGCTCGGACCATCTCGGTGCTGGGTAATGGCTTCGCCCGCGTGGCACTGGGGTTCGCCGTCCTCGCCCTGCCCGGGGCGACTCCGGGGCGGCTGTCGCTGGTCCTGGCCTGCCAGGCCCTGCCCCAGCTGGTGTTCGTGCTGGCCGGCGGGGTGATCGCGGACCGGATGTCGCGCGCACGGCTGATGGTGGCCGCCGACGTCGTGGGCGCCGCCGCGTACGCGGGTCTGGCGGCCGTCGTGCTCAGCGGTCACGCGCCGTTGCTCCTCATGTGCGTGCTGGCCGTCGTCGCCGGTACCGCGACCGCGCTGTTCGCTCCCGCGATGGACGGTCTGGTGCCGCTGATCGTGCCGGCCGGGAGGCTTCAGCAGGCCAACGGCATGCTGCGGGTGGGCACGAACAGCAGCCTGCTGCTGGGGCTGGCGCTGTCGGGCGTCGCCGTCGCCTGGATCGGGGCCGGCTGGGCACTGGCCCTCAACGCCGCGTCGTTCGTCGTCAGCGCGGTCCTCATCGCCCGTCTGCGCGTTCCCGGACGTGCGGCCAAGGCGTCCTCGGGCTGGGACGACCTCAGAGAGGGGTGGCGGGAGTTCAGCTCCCGGCAGTGGCTGTGGGTGGTCGTCGCCCAGTACGCGATTGTCGTCGCGGCGCTCAACGCCAACGTCGGCGTCCTGGGTCCGCTGGTCGCCGAGGCGGAGCTGGGCGGCGCCCGGGCGTGGTCGGTCATCGTCGCCGCCCAGGCGCTGGGCACCATCGCCGGCGCGGGCCTGGCGGCTCGTGTGCGGGTGAACAGGCCGATCCTGGTAGGGGTTCTGGCCACTTTCCCGGCCGCGCTGCCGATCGCGCTGCTCGCCGTCTCCGCCCCGGTCTGGCTGGTCGCGGTGGCCATGTTCTGCTGGGGCATCGCCGCGGACGTCTTCGCCGTGCTCTGGTCCACGACCATCCAGCGCGAGGTTCCCGAAGCAGCCCTGTCCCGCGTCAGCTCCTACGACCTGTTCGGCTCCCTGGCCTTCGCCCCGCTCGGGCTGCTGGCGGCGGGCCCCGTCGCCGGCCTCGTCGGCACCCGGCAGGCGCTGGCGGGGTGCGCCGTCATGATCGTCGTGGCCACCTGTGCGGCGCTGTTGTCGCCGCAGGTCCGCCGACTCGGCCCGGCGGCGCTCGCGTCCCGCTCTGAGCGGCGTGGGGTTGCCGCTTCGGGTACGGCCGACGAGGGGCCGGCGTAGGGTCGGCCTCCTCGGCCCGCTCGGGCTGCTGGTGGCGGGCCCTGTCGCCGGCCTTGTCGGTGGTCGGCGGGCGTTGGCGGGGTGCGTCGTCATGATCGTCGTGGTCATCTGTGCGGCGCTGTTGTCGCCGCAGGTCCGCCGACTCGGCCCGGCGGCGCCCGCGCCCCGCTCTGAGCCGCGCGCGGCTGCCGCTTCGGCGACGGTCACGCCGTAACCGGTGACCAGGAGACCGACCGCCGGCACGGGCACCCTCAGGCCCTCGGAGATGAGCTCCAGGAGTCCGATCGGCAGGTTCTCCGCGGTGTTGAAGGTGAAGGCGGCCGGCATCAGGGCGCAGGGCACCGCCGCCCGGCGGGGGCTCATGAGTGCGCCTCGCTCGTTTTGTTTTCAACTGACCGATTTATATTGACTTGTAGGCATTCTGCGAGAAGCGTGGAGGACAAGACGCGACAGTCCCACCACGCTCTGCCGCATAGTTGAAGCAGGACCGGAGGCTGAGCGGAATGACAGCCAGGACCACCACGAAGCGGCTGGCAGCGGCCGTCGGAGCCGGTGCGGCCGTGGTCGCGCTGAGCCTCGGCAGTGCAGGCGTCGCCGATGCCAAGATCACCCCGCAGTGTTCCAACAGCGGTGGGCAGCAGCCCGCCGGTCAGCAGGACAAGTGCAACGGCAACGGGCTGCAGACCGAGAACGTGAACCCGCAGGGCAAGCTCCCGCCGGGACACAACTGACCAGCCAAGGAAGACGGAGCCACCAGCAGGGGCGGCCGGCACAGCCGCCCCTTTTCGGGTGCTACGACTCGCGGCCCTTCGCCAGCTCCGCCAGCAGATGGTGCAGCGGCTCCGTCGCCCGGCGCCGGTACTCCTGGATCGACCAGCCGTTGCCGTCCGGGTCCGTGAAGTACATGAACGTGGCGCCGTCGTCGGGGGCGTACTGGACCGGCTCCGAGATCTCCAGGCCGCGTTCGAGCAGTTCCGCCCGGGCCGCCTTGATGTCCGCCACGCACAGCTGGAGGCCCTGGTAGGAGCCGGGCTCCGGCCTGGTCTCGCCCTTGGTCATGTCCCAGATGCTGTCGCCCAGGGCGATCGAGCAGCCCGAGCCCGGAGGCGTGAGCTGGACGATGCGCATGCCCGGCATGACCTCCTGGTCGATGTCGACGTGGAAGCCGACCTTGTCCCGGTAGAAGTCGCGGGCCCGGTCGATGTCGCTCACGGGCAGCGGGATCACTTCGAGGGTGAAGTCCATCGCTAGTCCTCCATGGTGAATCGCCAGCGGGTCTGGCTGAACGGCTCACCCTTACCGAAGCCGAAAACCGTCCGTGGCGCCACCGAAAACACGTAGGCGTGCCCCGCCCCGTGGTGGAAACGGCCGTTCGTCACCTCGAAGTGCCAGAAGGCGCCGTACTTCTCCTCCCACCCGGCGGCCAGCTCACGCAGCCGCGCATCGTCGGTGATCCGCACCGCCTCGCCCTCGACCACCAGGTCGTAGCCCTTGTCCCAGGTGTTCGTGCCGGTCGTCAGGACGACGTCCGGGTTCAGGGCGAGGTTCCTCGCCTTGCGTTCCTCCGGGCCCGTGCAGAAGTGCAGCGCGCCCCGTGACCACACCGCCGGCAGCGGGGTCACATGCGGCCGTCCGTCCGGCCGTACCGTCGAGATCCAGAACAGCTCGGCCTCGGCCAGCAGCCTCTCCGCCTCGG
It encodes:
- a CDS encoding ArsR/SmtB family transcription factor: MAEDLFKALADPTRRTILDELTEQSGQTLFEICSRLSMKHQLAISRQGVSQHLAVLEAAGLVETRREGRYKFHDLNTAPLRQITERWPLRDLTGPKESTP
- a CDS encoding MFS transporter, with amino-acid sequence MALGFAVLALPGATPGRLSLVLACQALPQLVFVLAGGVIADRMSRARLMVAADVVGAAAYAGLAAVVLSGHAPLLLMCVLAVVAGTATALFAPAMDGLVPLIVPAGRLQQANGMLRVGTNSSLLLGLALSGVAVAWIGAGWALALNAASFVVSAVLIARLRVPGRAAKASSGWDDLREGWREFSSRQWLWVVVAQYAIVVAALNANVGVLGPLVAEAELGGARAWSVIVAAQALGTIAGAGLAARVRVNRPILVGVLATFPAALPIALLAVSAPVWLVAVAMFCWGIAADVFAVLWSTTIQREVPEAALSRVSSYDLFGSLAFAPLGLLAAGPVAGLVGTRQALAGCAVMIVVATCAALLSPQVRRLGPAALASRSERRGVAASGTADEGPA
- a CDS encoding VOC family protein, whose protein sequence is MKIRLTSVFVDDQSKALRFYTEILGFVTKHDVPVGEKDRWLTVVSPDEPEGTELLLEPAGHPAVKTYRDALVMDGVPLAQFAVADVRAEYDRLRGLGVHFTQEPLEMGPVTTAVFDDTCGNLIQIATQPE
- a CDS encoding pyridoxamine 5'-phosphate oxidase family protein — protein: MTEKHPQPQTRLDTRYSDERATATPWAEAERLLAEAELFWISTVRPDGRPHVTPLPAVWSRGALHFCTGPEERKARNLALNPDVVLTTGTNTWDKGYDLVVEGEAVRITDDARLRELAAGWEEKYGAFWHFEVTNGRFHHGAGHAYVFSVAPRTVFGFGKGEPFSQTRWRFTMED
- a CDS encoding VOC family protein, with amino-acid sequence MDFTLEVIPLPVSDIDRARDFYRDKVGFHVDIDQEVMPGMRIVQLTPPGSGCSIALGDSIWDMTKGETRPEPGSYQGLQLCVADIKAARAELLERGLEISEPVQYAPDDGATFMYFTDPDGNGWSIQEYRRRATEPLHHLLAELAKGRES